In Arvicola amphibius chromosome 13, mArvAmp1.2, whole genome shotgun sequence, a genomic segment contains:
- the Mapk1ip1l gene encoding MAPK-interacting and spindle-stabilizing protein-like: MSDEFSLADALPEPSSAKTSAVSNAKAGQSPQVWPGSNPWSNPSALPAVPSGLPPSGAAPSPVPFGPAPTGMYPSMPPTGPPTGPPAPFPPSGPSCPPPSGPYPTPTVPGTGPTGPYATPNMPLPELPRPYGAPTDPAGTLGPWGSMSSGPWAPGMGGQHPNMPYRPPGPYPTAPPPMSGAPPVPWGTVPPGAWGPPAPYPGPAGSYPTPGPHPAPNHPYQVPSGPSGAPPMPGGPHYH; this comes from the exons ATGTCAGATGAATTTTCG TTGGCAGATGCGCTGCCTGAACCATCCTCTGCCAAAACGTCTGCCGTGAGCAATGCAAAAGCCGGCCAATCTCCTCAAGTCTGGCCAGGCTCCAACCCTTGGAGTAACCCAAGTGCTCTACCTGCTGTGCCCTCTGGACTCCCGCCAAGCGGTGCAGCGCCCTCTCCTGTGCCTTTCGGACCAGCACCAACAGGAATGTATCCGTCTATGCCTCCAACTGGACCTCCAACCGGACCCCCAGCACCCTTTCCTCCTTCTGGACCATCATGCCCCCCACCTAGTGGTCCTTATCCAACCCCTACTGTGCCAGGCACTGGCCCAACAGGGCCATATGCTACGCCAAATATGCCCCTTCCAGAGCTACCTAGGCCATATGGCGCACCCACAGATCCAGCTGGTACTTTAGGTCCATGGGGATCTATGTCTTCTGGACCTTGGGCACCAGGAATGGGGGGGCAGCACCCTAATATGCCATATCGACCTCCAGGGCCATACCCCACTGCTCCACCTCCAATGTCAGGAGCACCGCCTGTTCCATGGGGCACTGTGCCACCAGGAGCCTGGGGACCACCAGCACCATATCCTGGCCCTGCAGGATCGTACCCCACACCAGGACCCCATCCCGCTCCAAATCATCCTTACCAAGTGCCTTCTGGACCTTCCGGTGCTCCACCAATGCCTGGGGGCCCCCAC TACCATTAA